In Streptomyces sclerotialus, one genomic interval encodes:
- a CDS encoding ATP-binding protein encodes MSTPDLSPGTAPGPSADPLLARLARLRERVALLVDRRRAADPTADDPLRGLYLSEESVRRLLSAGAEPAPERGTEPDPQAPAGALDPEETGAGDSLRELAERLGLTALDTRILLIALAPDLDRAFEPLYGYLNDDVSRRRATTGLALELCGVPVHTAAARARFHPSAPLQALGLLTVEEPERPFLSRGLRVPDRVLAHLLGDGTPDAELAGSVRTSVAGPGPGPFSRKLAERLARGPLTVYLREHRGGDGPACAAAALRAAGLGALHLTPGEGAPYPELLREARLTGHAIVVSPLPEQPRALLRALAADDVTVLLADTRPYDPRWSEGGRDPLVLDVPRQRAGDVAAWTAALAAASGAAPEDPASDAASDAAASDSPAAGPDFDLAPVVAAYRLGDAGVRRAARAALALAEFDGTPLTAEHLRLAARRQSASGLEQHARRIRPDVGWDDLVLPGTQLAALHELTRRARHRDRVLGDWRLSAGGGRGRGVLALFAGDSGTGKTLSAEVVAADLGLDLYVVQLSSVVDKYVGETEKNLERIFAEADRTDAVLLFDEADAVFGKRSEVKEAGDRYANMESAYLLQRLESFDGIALLTTNLRANIDEAFTRRLDLIVDFPFPAPDQRLALWRHSLSHVPCAEDIDPGPCAAEFELAGGAIRSAVVTAAYAAAGRGGPVSNADLLDGARREYRKAGRLVLDDADW; translated from the coding sequence GTGAGCACGCCCGACCTCTCGCCCGGTACGGCGCCGGGCCCGTCCGCCGATCCGCTGCTCGCCCGGCTCGCCCGGCTGCGCGAGCGGGTGGCACTCCTCGTCGACCGGCGTCGCGCCGCCGACCCGACCGCCGACGACCCGCTGCGCGGGCTGTACCTGTCCGAGGAGTCGGTACGGCGGCTGCTGAGCGCCGGAGCGGAACCGGCGCCGGAGCGGGGCACCGAACCGGACCCGCAGGCCCCGGCGGGAGCCCTGGACCCCGAGGAGACCGGGGCCGGTGACAGCCTGCGGGAGCTGGCCGAACGCCTGGGCCTGACCGCCCTGGACACCCGCATCCTGCTCATCGCCCTCGCCCCCGACCTCGACCGCGCCTTCGAGCCGCTCTACGGCTACCTCAACGACGACGTGAGCCGCCGCCGGGCCACCACCGGGCTGGCGCTGGAGCTGTGCGGGGTGCCCGTGCACACCGCGGCGGCACGCGCCCGCTTCCACCCGTCCGCGCCGCTCCAGGCCCTGGGCCTGCTCACCGTGGAGGAGCCGGAACGGCCCTTCCTCAGCCGCGGCCTGCGCGTCCCCGACCGGGTCCTGGCCCATCTCCTGGGCGACGGCACACCGGACGCGGAACTCGCGGGCAGCGTACGGACGTCCGTCGCCGGGCCCGGTCCCGGACCGTTCTCCCGCAAGCTGGCCGAGCGGCTGGCGCGCGGTCCGCTCACGGTGTACCTGCGTGAACACCGCGGCGGCGACGGGCCGGCCTGTGCCGCTGCCGCGCTGCGCGCCGCCGGGCTCGGCGCGCTCCACCTCACGCCGGGGGAGGGGGCGCCGTATCCGGAACTGCTGCGGGAGGCGCGGCTGACCGGCCACGCGATCGTCGTGTCCCCCCTGCCCGAGCAGCCGCGCGCCCTGCTGCGCGCGCTGGCGGCGGACGACGTCACCGTGCTCCTGGCCGACACCCGGCCGTACGACCCCCGGTGGTCCGAGGGCGGCCGTGACCCGCTCGTCCTGGACGTGCCCCGGCAGCGCGCGGGTGACGTGGCGGCCTGGACGGCCGCCCTCGCCGCCGCGTCGGGCGCCGCACCGGAAGACCCCGCATCCGACGCCGCCTCCGACGCCGCCGCGTCCGACAGCCCGGCCGCCGGACCGGACTTCGACCTCGCACCGGTCGTCGCCGCCTACCGGCTCGGCGACGCCGGTGTCCGCCGGGCCGCGCGGGCGGCGCTGGCGCTGGCGGAGTTCGACGGCACCCCGCTGACCGCGGAGCACCTGCGGCTCGCCGCCCGCCGGCAGTCCGCCTCGGGGCTGGAGCAGCACGCCCGCCGCATCCGTCCCGACGTCGGCTGGGACGATCTCGTCCTCCCCGGCACCCAGCTGGCCGCCCTGCACGAACTGACCCGGCGGGCCCGCCACCGCGACCGGGTGCTCGGCGACTGGCGGCTGAGCGCGGGCGGCGGCCGAGGCCGCGGCGTACTGGCGCTGTTCGCGGGTGACTCCGGTACCGGCAAGACGCTCTCCGCCGAGGTGGTCGCCGCCGACCTGGGGCTGGACCTCTACGTCGTCCAGCTCTCCTCCGTCGTCGACAAGTACGTAGGGGAGACCGAGAAGAACCTGGAACGGATCTTCGCCGAGGCCGACCGTACCGACGCCGTGCTGCTCTTCGACGAGGCCGACGCCGTGTTCGGCAAGCGGTCGGAGGTCAAGGAGGCCGGCGACCGGTACGCGAACATGGAGAGCGCCTACCTGCTCCAGCGGCTGGAGTCCTTCGACGGCATCGCGCTGCTCACCACCAACCTGCGCGCCAACATCGACGAGGCGTTCACCCGCCGGCTGGACCTGATCGTCGACTTCCCGTTCCCCGCCCCTGACCAGCGTCTCGCCCTGTGGCGGCACAGCCTCTCGCACGTCCCCTGCGCCGAGGACATCGACCCGGGCCCGTGCGCCGCGGAGTTCGAGCTGGCCGGCGGCGCGATCCGCAGCGCGGTCGTCACCGCGGCCTACGCGGCGGCCGGGCGCGGCGGCCCGGTGAGCAACGCCGACCTGCTGGACGGCGCCCGCCGCGAGTACCGCAAGGCGGGCCGTCTGGTGCTCGACGACGCCGACTGGTGA
- a CDS encoding AAA family ATPase has protein sequence MTTLLERETALALLSAEAERARAGSGRLVLFRGPTGTGRSALLDAAARHGAGNGMRVLRADCSAEGAGTAFGTVLRLLDPPPCAGLDDDVHRPSRHDGLPARLWRLLRSYAAASPLLLTVDDVHLADSASRRWLAEAARRLSELPVLLVASERVQYDIAPPGHGLAHALSPALVRAHAPAPLSPAAAAALVREAFGADASDAWVDGCVRAGAGLPLLLRALLDDLRAVVPDGGRDGVALPESCADLYPGAYAAAVLWWLDSAGPETAAVARALAELEATGEAHTQVTDELLAEVSGAGVARVSGWITAMTRLGLLRRDPGHGGPVFAHPLLRGALLDGRPEEDRLAVHRRAAAYRYRRGDRAEAVARHLLRAHPPGVEWVTDVLLDAAQEAAGAGRDGDAAAYLRGALDTPMPRERRAAVLTRLGALEFTTVRSAGIPRLTEALRLQQGPKDRVLTALGLGTALVHRGEARAAFDVLRGLDDQDDPVLARTVQTAAALLSDHDRDIRREVHQRLRETAERRPGLLSPAVRTLLVRYEAAAGLLSAEAAMRQVRELVAVPEDRLLLPYRMSAASTVAQWADALEDADRFVRDGLTERLSPLHPAHHALLNTRADTAAARGRFTTAEFPDRRPAGVPAGRAAPTNYRAHAVISLVRAGRTADARRIVSDVHVDEETDGWQLNRFLYARGVLRAAEGDHMAALDDFLDCGRRQTARDILSPSVSAWRSAAAECHLALGRPQEALPLAEEEYRLAAVWGTPRVLGRALRVLGAATGGRHGLELTGQAVTVLRDGAPEPDPDAGYAAADGAPARALDIELVPALITHGRQLAAAGQPRRARSLLREAAATADRMGAGRPLAEAEQALRDSGARRGPARHTGADALTDSERRIATLAADGRSNAEIGALLHLARRTVETHLTSTYRKLGIRRRTELRAALDGDGTDPSDDRHAG, from the coding sequence GTGACCACGCTCCTCGAACGCGAAACCGCGCTCGCCCTGCTATCGGCCGAGGCCGAGCGCGCCCGGGCCGGAAGCGGACGGCTGGTGCTGTTCCGGGGGCCCACCGGGACCGGCCGCAGTGCCTTACTGGACGCCGCCGCCCGGCACGGTGCGGGCAACGGGATGCGGGTGCTGCGGGCCGACTGTTCCGCCGAGGGCGCCGGCACCGCGTTCGGCACCGTACTGCGCCTGCTCGATCCGCCGCCGTGCGCGGGGCTGGACGACGACGTCCACCGGCCGTCGCGCCACGACGGGCTGCCGGCCCGGCTGTGGCGGCTGCTCCGCTCGTACGCGGCCGCTTCGCCGCTGCTGCTGACCGTGGACGACGTGCACCTCGCCGACTCCGCCTCCCGGCGCTGGCTGGCCGAGGCCGCCCGCCGGCTCTCCGAACTGCCCGTACTGCTGGTGGCGAGCGAGCGGGTCCAGTACGACATCGCGCCGCCCGGCCACGGCCTGGCCCACGCCCTGTCGCCCGCACTGGTACGGGCGCACGCACCCGCCCCGCTGAGCCCCGCCGCCGCGGCGGCACTGGTCCGCGAGGCCTTCGGCGCCGACGCGTCGGACGCCTGGGTCGACGGCTGTGTCCGCGCGGGGGCCGGCCTGCCGCTGCTGCTGCGCGCCCTGCTGGACGACCTGCGCGCCGTGGTGCCGGACGGCGGCCGGGACGGGGTGGCGCTGCCCGAAAGCTGTGCCGACCTCTACCCGGGCGCGTACGCCGCCGCCGTGCTGTGGTGGCTGGACAGCGCCGGTCCCGAGACCGCCGCCGTGGCCCGCGCCCTGGCCGAGCTGGAGGCGACGGGCGAGGCGCACACGCAGGTCACCGACGAGCTGCTGGCCGAGGTGAGCGGCGCCGGGGTGGCCCGGGTGTCCGGCTGGATCACCGCGATGACCCGGCTGGGTCTGCTGCGCCGCGATCCCGGGCACGGCGGCCCGGTCTTCGCCCACCCCCTGCTGCGCGGGGCGCTGCTGGACGGCCGGCCGGAGGAGGACCGGCTCGCGGTGCACCGCCGGGCGGCGGCGTACCGGTACCGCCGTGGCGACCGCGCCGAGGCGGTCGCCAGGCACCTGCTGCGGGCGCACCCGCCCGGCGTGGAGTGGGTCACCGACGTGCTGCTGGACGCGGCCCAGGAGGCGGCCGGCGCGGGCCGGGACGGTGACGCCGCCGCCTACCTGCGCGGCGCGCTGGACACGCCGATGCCCCGCGAGCGCCGCGCCGCGGTGCTCACCCGCCTCGGCGCGCTGGAGTTCACCACCGTACGGTCGGCGGGGATTCCGCGGCTGACCGAGGCGCTGCGCCTCCAGCAGGGGCCGAAGGACCGGGTGCTGACGGCGCTCGGGCTCGGCACCGCGCTCGTCCACCGGGGCGAGGCACGGGCCGCCTTCGACGTACTGCGGGGCCTGGACGACCAGGACGACCCGGTGCTGGCCCGTACGGTGCAGACGGCTGCCGCGCTCCTCTCCGACCACGACCGGGACATCCGGCGCGAGGTCCACCAGCGGCTGCGGGAGACCGCCGAGCGGCGGCCCGGACTGCTCAGCCCGGCCGTGCGGACGCTGCTGGTGCGGTACGAGGCCGCCGCGGGGCTGCTGTCGGCCGAGGCGGCCATGCGGCAGGTGCGGGAGCTCGTCGCCGTGCCCGAGGACCGGCTGCTGCTGCCGTACCGGATGAGCGCGGCCTCCACCGTCGCGCAGTGGGCGGACGCGCTGGAGGACGCCGACCGGTTCGTACGGGACGGCCTGACCGAACGCCTCTCGCCGCTGCACCCGGCCCACCACGCCCTCCTCAACACCCGTGCCGACACCGCCGCAGCGCGCGGCCGGTTCACGACGGCGGAGTTCCCCGACCGACGGCCGGCCGGGGTGCCGGCGGGCCGCGCCGCGCCGACCAACTACCGGGCGCACGCCGTCATCTCGCTCGTGCGCGCCGGGCGGACGGCCGACGCCCGGCGGATCGTGTCCGACGTCCACGTCGACGAGGAGACCGACGGCTGGCAGCTGAACCGCTTCCTCTACGCCCGTGGCGTGCTGCGCGCCGCCGAGGGGGATCATATGGCGGCGCTGGACGACTTCCTCGACTGCGGGCGGCGGCAGACCGCCCGGGACATCCTCAGCCCGTCCGTCTCCGCCTGGCGTTCGGCCGCCGCCGAGTGCCACCTCGCGCTCGGCCGGCCGCAGGAGGCGCTGCCGCTCGCCGAGGAGGAGTACCGGCTGGCCGCCGTATGGGGCACCCCCCGCGTACTGGGCCGGGCACTGCGCGTCCTGGGCGCCGCCACCGGCGGGCGGCACGGCCTGGAACTGACCGGACAGGCCGTCACCGTGCTGCGGGACGGCGCTCCGGAGCCCGACCCGGACGCCGGGTACGCGGCGGCGGACGGCGCGCCCGCCCGCGCCCTGGACATCGAGCTCGTCCCGGCGCTGATCACGCACGGCCGGCAGCTCGCTGCCGCCGGGCAGCCGCGCCGGGCCCGCTCATTGCTGCGGGAGGCCGCCGCCACCGCCGACCGGATGGGGGCCGGCCGGCCCCTCGCCGAGGCCGAACAGGCCCTGCGCGACAGCGGCGCCCGCCGCGGGCCCGCCCGGCACACCGGCGCCGACGCCCTCACCGACAGCGAACGCCGCATCGCGACGCTGGCCGCCGACGGCCGCTCCAACGCCGAGATCGGCGCACTGCTGCACCTCGCCCGCCGGACCGTGGAGACCCACCTGACCAGCACCTACCGCAAACTGGGCATACGGCGCCGCACAGAACTCCGGGCGGCGCTGGACGGCGACGGCACCGACCCCTCCGACGACCGGCACGCGGGCTAG
- a CDS encoding zinc ribbon domain-containing protein: MTDHNSASSADGGRPAGCPECGTRTAPGQTFCDGCGTVLGWKPPKIDTGTAGPSAAPAGSAGTAAPRDTAVPRDTAGPEETTAPQNPVPAGDTAAPAAAASRESTAPENTATPEGAAAANPATPGTANPDTAPTVPVDRAQADAATADERARALLVPVADPEQRVSAPSVAPVLPGRPEAARPVAQGPLTEPGEEGGTPCPWCSTGNRPDRHFCRRCAMSLAARQEGPARLPWWRRMFDRHNRPAPWAGSRPRLRRDLGRVLSWLVGLIVVGLVVTALFNIGTAVDAVRDHFAKRAQVAPDAYAASRSFDGHSEKLAFDKFNNTWWGPGVSQSGEGEWIEARFDQPVRLLDLMITPGVSARPADLTKQALPHRVDALVTTSKGHHFTRHLVLDQSSGPQQIPFRVGEVSSVRFVVRSSYNVASDKQVTFAEIEFFGRSHQSVS, from the coding sequence GTGACCGACCACAACTCCGCCTCCTCCGCCGACGGCGGCCGGCCGGCGGGCTGCCCCGAGTGCGGTACGCGTACGGCGCCGGGCCAGACCTTCTGCGACGGCTGCGGCACGGTACTGGGCTGGAAGCCGCCGAAGATCGACACGGGCACCGCGGGCCCGTCCGCCGCCCCCGCCGGGAGCGCCGGCACCGCCGCGCCCCGGGACACCGCCGTGCCCCGGGACACCGCCGGACCCGAGGAGACGACGGCCCCGCAGAACCCGGTCCCGGCCGGGGACACCGCCGCGCCCGCGGCCGCCGCCTCCCGGGAGAGCACGGCGCCCGAGAACACCGCAACCCCCGAGGGCGCCGCGGCCGCGAACCCCGCGACACCCGGCACCGCGAACCCCGACACCGCCCCGACCGTCCCGGTCGACCGCGCGCAGGCGGACGCCGCAACGGCCGACGAGCGGGCCAGGGCGCTGCTCGTACCGGTCGCCGACCCCGAGCAGCGGGTGTCGGCGCCGTCCGTGGCGCCGGTGCTGCCCGGCCGGCCGGAAGCGGCCCGCCCCGTGGCGCAGGGCCCGCTCACCGAACCCGGCGAGGAGGGCGGCACGCCCTGCCCGTGGTGCTCCACCGGCAACCGCCCCGACCGCCACTTCTGCCGCCGCTGCGCCATGTCGCTCGCCGCCCGCCAGGAGGGCCCGGCCCGGCTGCCCTGGTGGCGCCGGATGTTCGACCGCCACAACCGGCCGGCGCCGTGGGCCGGTTCCCGGCCGCGCCTCCGCCGGGACCTGGGCCGCGTCCTGAGCTGGCTCGTCGGCCTGATCGTGGTCGGCCTGGTGGTCACCGCGCTCTTCAACATCGGTACCGCGGTGGACGCCGTACGTGACCACTTCGCCAAGCGGGCGCAGGTCGCCCCGGACGCGTACGCCGCGTCCCGGTCCTTCGACGGCCACAGCGAGAAGCTGGCGTTCGACAAGTTCAACAACACCTGGTGGGGACCGGGCGTCTCGCAGTCGGGCGAGGGGGAGTGGATCGAGGCCCGGTTCGACCAGCCGGTCCGGCTGCTCGACCTGATGATCACCCCCGGCGTCTCGGCGCGCCCCGCCGACCTGACCAAGCAGGCCCTCCCGCACCGGGTCGACGCGCTCGTGACCACGTCGAAGGGGCACCACTTCACCCGTCACCTCGTCCTGGACCAGTCCAGCGGCCCGCAGCAGATCCCGTTCCGCGTCGGCGAGGTCAGCTCCGTCCGGTTCGTCGTGCGCTCCTCGTACAACGTCGCCTCGGACAAGCAGGTCACCTTCGCCGAGATCGAGTTCTTCGGGCGGTCCCACCAGTCGGTGTCCTGA
- a CDS encoding putative baseplate assembly protein: protein MALPSPNLDDRRFQQFVDDAKRYIQQRAPEWTDHNVSDPGVTLVETVAHMADQVVYRLNRVPEKNHLAFLDLLGITLFPPSAARADVTFWLSAPQEQPVRLAAGTEVATARTESEEAAVFATERDLIVVPSELSHLVVHPQGGEVTERTTDLVEAKDVNCFAEAPQPGDRMLFGLSAAVPHCAVVLALESRVDGVGVDPRQPPLVWEAWTADGWAACEVERDTTGGLNRPGEVVLHVPGGHVLSRTARREAGWLRCRVTDPAAGQPFYTVSPTIRAAEAFTIGGTTRAVHADTVRDELLGEATGLPGQRLRLAHAPVVGDVPPLHLQIAERDGWTDWQVVGHFAASGPDDRHVTLDAATGEIAFGPAVREPDGSLRQYGAVPPKGAVIRARRYRTGGGKAGNVARGAIQVLRDSVPYVAEVTNREAASGGVEGETVEEAKVRAPIALSAQDRAVTLRDYEELARRAAPETARITCLAAEPDEHGAHAVRVLVIPQAVPDPGGRLRFEQLVPNDALLSRITRYLDDRRLIGTRLAVGPPYYQGVTVVATLHAFRGTDTDRVRREAHDALYRHLDPLTGGAHGTGWPFGRPVQAGEVFAVLQRVPGVELVDEVLLHPADPLTGKRGDATDRIPLEPSALVFSFDHRVRVIGDAS, encoded by the coding sequence ATGGCCCTGCCCTCCCCGAACCTCGACGACCGCCGCTTCCAGCAGTTCGTCGACGACGCCAAGCGCTACATCCAGCAGCGCGCCCCGGAGTGGACCGACCACAACGTCTCCGACCCCGGCGTGACGCTCGTGGAGACGGTCGCGCACATGGCCGACCAGGTCGTCTACCGGCTCAACCGGGTACCGGAGAAGAACCACCTGGCCTTCCTGGACCTGCTCGGCATCACGCTCTTCCCGCCGTCCGCCGCGCGGGCCGACGTGACGTTCTGGCTCTCGGCGCCCCAGGAGCAGCCCGTACGGCTGGCCGCCGGGACCGAGGTCGCCACCGCGCGTACCGAGAGCGAGGAGGCGGCCGTCTTCGCCACCGAGCGTGACCTCATCGTCGTACCGAGCGAGTTGTCGCACCTCGTGGTCCATCCGCAGGGCGGTGAGGTGACCGAGCGGACCACCGATCTCGTCGAGGCCAAGGACGTGAACTGCTTCGCCGAGGCCCCGCAGCCCGGCGACCGGATGCTGTTCGGGCTCAGCGCCGCCGTACCCCACTGCGCCGTCGTGCTGGCCCTGGAGAGCCGGGTCGACGGCGTCGGCGTCGACCCCCGGCAGCCCCCGCTGGTCTGGGAGGCGTGGACCGCGGACGGCTGGGCGGCCTGCGAGGTCGAGCGGGACACCACCGGCGGTCTGAACCGCCCCGGCGAGGTCGTCCTGCACGTCCCCGGCGGCCACGTACTGTCCCGCACCGCCCGGCGCGAGGCCGGCTGGCTGCGCTGCCGGGTCACCGACCCCGCCGCAGGACAGCCCTTCTACACCGTCTCGCCCACCATCCGCGCCGCCGAGGCGTTCACCATCGGCGGCACCACCCGCGCCGTGCACGCCGACACCGTCCGCGACGAACTCCTCGGCGAGGCCACCGGGCTGCCCGGCCAGCGGCTGCGGCTCGCCCACGCGCCCGTCGTCGGCGACGTACCCCCGCTGCACCTCCAGATCGCCGAGCGCGACGGCTGGACCGACTGGCAGGTCGTCGGCCACTTCGCCGCCTCAGGCCCGGACGACCGGCACGTCACCCTCGACGCCGCCACCGGCGAGATCGCCTTCGGCCCCGCCGTACGCGAACCCGACGGCAGCCTCCGCCAGTACGGCGCCGTGCCGCCCAAGGGAGCCGTCATCCGCGCCCGCCGCTACCGCACCGGCGGCGGCAAGGCCGGCAACGTGGCCCGCGGCGCCATCCAGGTGCTGCGCGACTCCGTCCCGTACGTCGCCGAGGTCACCAACCGCGAGGCGGCGAGCGGCGGCGTCGAGGGCGAGACCGTGGAGGAGGCGAAGGTCCGCGCGCCCATCGCGCTGAGCGCCCAGGACCGCGCGGTCACCCTGCGCGACTACGAGGAACTGGCCCGCCGCGCCGCGCCCGAGACCGCCCGCATCACCTGCCTGGCCGCCGAACCGGACGAGCACGGCGCACACGCCGTACGCGTCCTGGTCATCCCGCAGGCCGTGCCCGACCCGGGCGGCCGGCTCCGCTTCGAGCAGCTCGTGCCCAACGACGCGCTGCTCAGCAGGATCACCCGGTACCTCGACGACCGGCGGCTGATCGGCACCCGGCTCGCCGTGGGCCCGCCGTACTACCAGGGCGTCACCGTCGTCGCGACGCTGCACGCCTTCCGCGGCACCGACACCGACCGGGTCCGGCGCGAGGCCCACGACGCGCTCTACCGCCACCTGGACCCGCTGACCGGCGGCGCGCACGGCACCGGCTGGCCCTTCGGGCGGCCGGTGCAGGCCGGCGAGGTCTTCGCGGTCCTCCAGCGGGTGCCCGGCGTCGAACTCGTCGACGAGGTGCTGCTGCACCCCGCCGACCCGCTCACCGGCAAGCGCGGCGACGCCACCGACCGCATCCCGCTGGAGCCGTCCGCGCTGGTCTTCTCCTTCGACCACCGCGTCCGGGTGATCGGGGACGCGTCATGA
- a CDS encoding DUF4255 domain-containing protein: MIHEVDEVLKGLLNGGALAGSGVEIAFDAPTREWAARRNAPAVDAYLYDIREDVGRRQRGTVPVRDDQGVVRTRRQPPRWFRLAYLVTAWTKRPEDEHRLLSAVLATLLPHETLAPGQLTGSLANLGLTVPLTVAGPHTEARSLADVWSALGGELKPSLDVVITVPFPAYPEYDAGPPVTEGAGVRVRAVDGTLDDNAERRHRPGHLATGGAAQ, from the coding sequence GTGATCCACGAGGTGGACGAGGTACTCAAGGGGCTGCTGAACGGGGGTGCGCTGGCCGGTTCCGGCGTCGAGATCGCCTTCGACGCGCCGACCCGGGAATGGGCGGCGCGGCGCAACGCCCCGGCCGTCGACGCCTACCTCTACGACATCCGCGAGGACGTCGGCCGGCGGCAGCGCGGCACGGTACCGGTCCGCGACGACCAGGGAGTGGTACGCACCCGGCGGCAGCCGCCGCGCTGGTTCCGGCTCGCCTACCTCGTCACCGCCTGGACCAAGCGCCCGGAGGACGAACACCGGCTGCTCTCCGCGGTGCTGGCCACCCTCCTGCCGCACGAGACGCTCGCCCCCGGCCAGCTGACCGGCTCGCTCGCGAACCTCGGCCTGACCGTCCCCCTCACCGTCGCGGGCCCGCACACCGAGGCCCGTTCGCTCGCCGACGTCTGGTCCGCGCTCGGCGGTGAACTGAAGCCGTCCCTCGACGTCGTCATCACCGTGCCGTTCCCCGCGTACCCCGAGTACGACGCCGGACCGCCGGTCACCGAAGGCGCCGGGGTACGCGTCCGTGCCGTCGACGGCACCCTCGACGACAACGCCGAACGCCGGCACCGCCCCGGCCACCTGGCCACCGGAGGGGCCGCACAGTGA
- a CDS encoding helix-turn-helix transcriptional regulator, whose protein sequence is MVVHVRTRVPVVVHASDPLSHAGAVSQLRAQPEVELLDDTTAPPPDGTVAVLLTEKLDETALTRLRRLIRTDGSRAVLVTELIREAELLQVIECGVGTIVWRREATGHRLLKAILAASRGEGDLPSDLLGRLITQIGSMQRSTAGPADFPASGLTAREVDVLRLVAEGLGTGEIAGKLSYSERTVKNVMHGLTTRLHLRNRAHAVAFALREGYI, encoded by the coding sequence ATCGTTGTGCACGTTCGGACCCGGGTGCCGGTCGTCGTCCACGCATCGGATCCGCTCTCCCACGCGGGAGCCGTGAGCCAGTTGCGAGCGCAACCGGAAGTCGAACTCCTCGACGACACGACGGCTCCCCCTCCGGACGGCACGGTGGCGGTACTGCTCACCGAGAAACTGGACGAAACGGCACTGACGCGGTTGCGCAGGCTCATACGGACAGACGGCTCCCGGGCCGTTCTGGTTACCGAGTTGATCCGGGAAGCGGAGCTGCTCCAGGTGATCGAGTGCGGTGTCGGCACGATCGTCTGGCGGCGTGAGGCCACCGGGCACCGGCTCCTCAAGGCGATACTCGCCGCTTCCCGTGGCGAGGGTGACCTCCCGTCCGACCTGCTCGGACGGCTGATCACCCAGATAGGCAGCATGCAGCGCAGCACGGCAGGACCGGCCGACTTCCCCGCTTCCGGCCTCACCGCGCGTGAGGTCGACGTGCTCCGGCTGGTCGCCGAGGGCCTGGGCACCGGTGAGATCGCTGGCAAGCTCTCGTACTCCGAACGCACCGTCAAAAACGTGATGCACGGCCTGACGACCCGGCTGCACCTTCGCAATCGGGCCCATGCCGTGGCATTTGCTCTCCGTGAAGGCTACATCTGA
- a CDS encoding phage tail protein, whose translation MRGSVDGLGSSAPLGAMLPAVFAEDDLAQRFVAGLDEVLAPIHNVLDCLDAYFTPSLAPADFTRWLGEWVGAAPDGGPDLPEDPAQLRAAVAAAVRLHRIRGTRRGLEEAVRLTFGVTPEIAESGGATWDARPLGPFPGGRRPSLHVKLRLPDPGPHDEHRLERLVAAARPAHMPYTVQVTAAERTSDR comes from the coding sequence ATGAGGGGGTCGGTCGACGGGCTCGGCTCGTCCGCGCCGCTGGGCGCCATGCTGCCCGCCGTCTTCGCCGAGGACGACCTCGCCCAGCGCTTCGTCGCCGGGCTGGACGAGGTGCTCGCCCCCATCCACAACGTCCTGGACTGCCTGGACGCCTACTTCACGCCCTCGCTCGCGCCGGCCGACTTCACCCGCTGGCTCGGTGAGTGGGTCGGCGCCGCGCCCGACGGCGGCCCGGACCTGCCCGAGGACCCGGCACAGCTGCGTGCCGCGGTCGCCGCCGCCGTACGCCTGCACCGTATCCGCGGCACCCGCCGCGGCCTGGAGGAGGCGGTCCGGCTCACCTTCGGCGTCACACCGGAGATCGCCGAGAGCGGTGGCGCCACCTGGGACGCCCGGCCCCTCGGCCCGTTCCCCGGCGGACGCCGCCCGAGCCTGCACGTGAAACTCCGGCTCCCCGACCCGGGACCGCACGACGAACACCGGCTGGAGCGGCTCGTCGCCGCCGCCCGCCCCGCGCACATGCCCTACACGGTCCAGGTGACCGCAGCCGAAAGGACATCCGACAGGTGA